The Mucilaginibacter gracilis genomic interval GGCGAAGATTGGTAGATTTCGGTCAATCAGCTATTGTCAAAGTTCAGATACCTACGGAGATGTCAAAGGATTTATGGATTAAAGGTATTTATGAATATATAAATAATGGATTTATAGATGTGTCATTGGTAATTCGGGAAAGTTTAGCTTCAACCAACATTATTGATATAGATTACGTCTCGACTCCTTATGACAGCAAAGGGTTCGTTTATATGTAGCACTTCAATTTTTGAGCTTTAAATGAGCAACTGATACAACATGCTCCTTTAAATAAGTTTTAAATAAGCTATCATCGCTAACCATTTTTCTGATGGTCGAATTTTTCATGTATAAAATGTGTGTCAGGTCTGAGAAGTCATTTTTAGCGGGTGTTTCGTGGTGAGTGATTTTGTAAATACAGTATTTAGACATAGCATCTACATACATATCTGTGAGGCCATTGTAGGATTCAAAAACATCTTCAATGGCCACATTTTCCAGGCGCAGCGTATCAATTAGCATATTTGCAAGACCGTTTATTGTTATAGCGCGATTCATTTCAGGATGTAGTTCAAAGAAATCGCTCAATGCCTTTGCAGTATCTATTAAATAGGACTGATCTCCGACCATTATGGTATTTCCGGATATATCGGTGGTCAGACTATGCTTCATGGCGTGTATTGCAAGTTCTGATCTAAGGATAAATAACATACTCATACTATCATCAATTTCCTTGAAATATCTGTGACCGTATTGGTTGCAATATATTTCTGACCCGATATAGTTATTATAAGAAGATGAACGAATTAAGCAATTAATTAAATTGATCAGCTTTTCGGTACGATCATCCCCAAACTCATCCTCATCAAAAAAATCAAAACTATTGAATACGATCTCTTCGGGCATTGCCCAGTCAATGGTTAGTTTTAATTTGAAGATCATTCCGATAATAGCTTTCCGCTTAGTGTAGCTTTTTTCATCTTTTATGCCGGAAATCAATTCAATCAACGTTAAAATGGAAGTAAAGGAGGATTTGATAACATCTGCTGGCACTTTACGGATATTATAAACGGCATTGGTGTCAAAATAGTAAGTCATAAAAGATAGGATAGGTATTATTTGTAACAGCTACTAAGATAGGATATAGGTTTATTTAACCCACATGGGTTAAACGCTCTTTTTAAGGTCGGAATATTGTACCTCTAAACAGGTACGATATGCAAATCATCTATTCCACAAAGCACAATATAACATCCGCTAAAGCAGTCGAAATTTTAGCTAAACACGGTACAAAAGTTACCCTTGAAGAAGCGCAAATAATTTTGGATTTTATGTATAAATTTGGTAAATTAGCTATAGAAACAGAGCTTAATGCGCTGGAAATCAAGTTTAAAAAACAATCAAAAGTACTTTAACAGTTTTTTGAATATTCATACAAACCTATGAGAATAGCTGATTTATATATTAGGGTAAGCACCGATGAACAGGCGGATAAAGGCTACTCACAACGGCTTCAGGAAGATGTGCTTTTAAAGTATTGTGAGATCAATGCTATTAAGGTAAGGAAAATCATTTTTGAAGATCATTCCGCTAAAACATTTGAACGGCCAGAATGGATAAAGCTGCTTGCTGAATTAAAGAAGTATAAAGGCAAAACAGATTTGGTACTGTTTACCAAGTGGGACAGGTTTAGCCGTAACGCAAGCGATGCTTACCAAATGATCAGCACTTTGCGCAAAATCGGCGTTGAACCGCAGGCCATCGAACAGCCGTTGGATATGAATATCCCGGAAAATAAAATGATGCTGGCCGTTTACCTCACTACGCCGGAAATAGAAAACGACCGCAGGGCCTTGAACGTAAAAACAGGTATGCGCCAAGCTCGGAAGGAAGGCCGGTGGTTAGGCGTTGCGCCGCCCGGCTACATCAATAAAACGAGAGAGAACGGAACTAAGTATGTAGCATTTGATGAACCGGAAGCCACGCACATGCGCTGGGCCTTTGAGCAAATAGCCGAGGGCGTGTTTACCACGCAGGAAATTTGGAAAATGGCTAAACACCGGGGGTTAGAATGTAGTGCGACAAGTTTTAGGACAGCATTAAGAAATGTTGGCTATTGTGGTAAAGTTTTAGTTCCTGCCTATAAAAATGAAGAAAAGCAGCTTGTACAAGGTTTACACGAGCCGCTTATATCAGAAGTTTTATTTTATAAGGCCCAAGATGCAATGGACGGCAGGGTAAGGGATATAGGCGTTAATAGCTCTCATGGTATATTGGTAGTAGCACCCGATAAACTACCATTAAGAGGTTTCCTTAAATGTTCGCGCTGTACCCGTTTGCTGACCGGCAGCGCGTCCAAGGGAAGAAACAATTATTATCATTACTATCATTGCCAGCCATCTTGTGGCTGTCGTTATAAAGCCGAGCATGTAAATATGGCTTTTGTGAAAAAGCTTCGTGAGTTTATTCCCAAACCGGGGATGGCTGCGCTATATAAAGAGGTTATACTGGACTTGTATAACGGTGGAAGCGATTATTTCCGTAATGAACGGAAAAACTATATCGCACAAATCACTGAAAACAATAACCGCATAACCAAAGCCAGGGAGTTACTCTTATCGGATGATATTAGCGGGAATGATTATAAAACAATCAAAGCAGAGGCCGAAGAAAAGATCATGATACTGGAAGCCAGGCTAAATGATTTTGTGGCCAATACTGCGGCTACAGTTGATATTGATAGCTTAGTGTATAAAGCAGTCGAAAACCTCAAAAAGCTTGATCTATTGTATTTAAACGCAGATATAGGACATCAGCGGGATATTATTGGTTCGATCTTTCTTGAAAAATGGAGTTTTGATGGCTTGATACATCGAACCGGAAAACTGAATAAAGCAGTAGAGCTTATCTATCTGATTAACAGCACTTCACCAAAAAAACAAAGCCGTGTTAGAACTAAAATTCGTCCTAATCACGGCTTTGTACCCAGAGCGGGAATCGAACCCGCACTCCGTTTACGGGAACAGGATTTTAAGTCCTGCGTGTCTACCAGTTCCACCATCTGGGCAGGCGATTAACCTTTAAAAATAAATCCCTCCGGTTTAAGAGAGGGATTTAGAGCGAAAGACGAGATTCGAACTCGCGACCCCGACCTTGGCAAGGTCGTGCTCTACCAACTGAGCTACTTTCGCATTTTTGTTTAACGTTTCAGTTTTTAATAACCTTCTTCGTTGTTGGGATTGCAAATATAGCCAGAAATGGAAAACCTGCAAATAATATTCTCAAAAAAAATCAAAGAAAGTTATAAGTAGTTGTGTTTCAAAATAACAATTTTTAATTAAGCGTGTTGTTTAACCTCATTTCTCCCGTTCTGTGGTTGGTTTTTTTTTAAAAGCATGTCAAAAAAACTAATTTATGGCCATCCATTGTGCAGTGTCTTTCCCAAAACCCTCCTATTGTTCGTGTGCCCCGGCTATCGCTTAACTGTTTTTACTATCATACCCTGCCCGTAAACTAAACGCAGGGCGCTAATTTGGGTATTCGGAATGGCTTATCATTCCAAAATAGTTTAGGTAATGCTAACAATGTAAGGGTTTCCTGGTTATCCGTATATTAATTAAACGGATATGGATATAAAGATAAGTGTTGAAACCCTGCAGCAAACCTTTCACTTTGAGGTGTCTGATTATATTCATAACGAAAACGGCCATTGCAAATTTGAGGCATTTAGCAACGGGCAATTTGTTGTGGGTTTTGAACCCGACAATTATAACTGCTTACAAATATGCAAAAACCCCGGTTTGCTTAACGAAGATGTGTTGTATTTGCTTGCCGATAAAATTGAGCAATTAAAGTTATAACTAAAGTTGCCGAATATAATTTATACCCATATTTTCAATTGGTTTAATTAACATCGGGATAAATGATTTCAATATCGGCATCAATAAGCAATAAAAAATGTTTTTTTATAAATGGATTTAAAAATAGTTAAGATCCAAAAAAATATTATTTTCGTAGGTGGTAAATTTGCATGGTAGTAAAGCAAATTATTTAACCCTATTAATGTAATGTCAAAAAATGAAAGCCGATCCTATTGTTAAAAATAATGTTAACATTATTGGTAACCTCGATGCAAAAGAAACCCTGATTTTTGCACATGGATTTGGTACCGATCAAACCGCCTGGCACTCCGTTGCAAACGCCCTTAAAAACAATTATAAAATAATACTTTACGATAATGTTGGCGCCGGTAATGCCCTGCCCGAAGCTTACAGCTCAAACCGTTACAACAGTTTGTTTAGTTACGCCGATGATTTGATTGATATTTGTGAAACTTTGGCCGTTAAAGACGCTATTATGATAGCACATTCTGTTAGCGGCATGATAGCTACATTGGCTAAACTTAAAGCACCCCAACATTTTAAAAAATTGATATTAGTTGGCGCATCGCCGCGTTACCGAAATGATGAAGGTTATATTGGTGGTTTTGAACAAGACGACCTTGATGGTTTATACCAGGCTATGGATACCAATTACTTTGCATGGGTAAGCGGTTTTTCGTCAATAGCGATGAACAACCCCGACAGGCCCGAACTGGCTCAAAGTTTTGCAAATACGCTATCAGCCATCAGGCCGGATATTGCACAGGCCGTTGCCAAGGTTATTTTCCAGAGCGATCATCGCGAAGATGTAAAACAACTGGATTCGCCAACGCTTATCATTCAATCAAAAGAAGATATTGCAGTGCCCCTGCAGGTGGCCGAATACTTAAATAAAAACATAAAAGGTAGCACAATGGTTGTGGTAAACGCTACAGGCCATTTCCCTCATATTAGTGCTCCTGCCGAAATTATTAAAGCCTTAAAGCAATTTTTAAACTAACCAATTTTGATTGCCGGGAAAAACGTAAACTGGCTGCAGGAATCTGTTAACCTGTTAGCCCAAATGTATGTTATTAAAGAAGGGGACGACAGGGTAAAGCTTTTTAACCAAACCACACGCTGCATTCAAAAACATGCAAATGCAGCAACAGTGGCATTAATTGAGTTGCAAGATGCTGTTACCGCCCGCAATGTTGCCTGCTACCCTGCTGCCTTAGCACCTCAGGTTTACGACGCTTATTTTATTGAAAGTATAACTCACAAAACCAGGGTTATAACCAAACCCGGTACCGATTTTAATAACATCAACGGCTTTTTTATTTATTTGCCTTTAAACGAAAAAAAATTTAAAGGCGCATTAATAATTTATTACGAAGATGTTTTTGAACAAGATGACCTGTTTAAGCAATTTTTACAATATACCTGGCTGGCTATAAAAGATGTGGTGTGTTTAATACAAACACAATTTAATTTTGAACGGCTAAGCACCCGCTTTAACGCCATTATGGAAACCACGCCGCAGGGTATTGTTTTTGTAGACGATAGCGGTAAAGATGCCTGGGCAAATAAAAGGGCCGCAAATATATTAGGCGTTAATAACGATAAGAACGAGCCGCTAGCCATATCAATAGCCATGACAAAGTTGCGCAACGCAGCCGTAAACCAGGAAGATATACAACGCGAGGGCATGAAATTATTTAGCTCGCCCAACCAAACATTAATGGATTGGCGCTGGATATTTGGCGACCCGGTTTCATTAGTTTTAAGCGTATCGTGTACACCTGTTGTTTCCGAAAATATACATGGCAGGTTGTGGGCATTTACCGACATTACATCATTGCACGTTGCAAACCTGCAACTTACCGAACTAAATTTAGAGCTTGACGAAAAGCGCCAAATTGCCGACGAGCAAAACCAGGCAAAATCGGGTTTCTTGGCCAACATGAGTCACGAGATACGGACGCCTATGAACGGCGTAATTGGCATGACAAGTTTGCTCATCGGTACTCCGCTTAACCATGAACAGCAAGACTATGTGGAGACGATACGCATTAGCGGCGAAACTTTACTATCGCTTATCAACGATATTCTGGATTTCTCTAAAATCGAATCGGGCAAGCTTGATCTGGAAAAGCAACCCTTCATGCTTAACACCGTTATTGAGGAAACTTATGATTTGTTATCCCTCAGGGCAAACGAAAAAGCCCTCGACCTGCTTTACTATATAGACCCTAATGTACCTGCCGAAATTATAGGTGACATTACGCGAGTGCGGCAGATATTGGTTAACCTGGTTTCTAACGGCATAAAATTTACCCCCAGGGGCGAAATTTTAATAAGCATCACGTTACTTAACCGGCAAAACGCCAAATACATTATTGAATTTACGGTTAAAGACAGTGGCATTGGCATTCCGCCCGATAAATTTCATCGCCTGTTTCAAAGCTTCTCGCAGGTCGATTCCTCTACAACGCGCAAATATGGCGGCACTGGTTTGGGCCTTGCTATTAGCCAGCGTTTGGTTGAAGCTATGGGTGGCAAAATACGGGTAGAAAGTGAATTTGGACAGGGCTCGTCGTTTATTTTCACTATCGAGGTAGAAGCCAACAGCAGCGTTAAGCAATTCTATAAAAAATCTTCGCTAAACGAGGTTATCCTGCAAAACAAGCGCATCTTTATTCTGGACGATAATCTTACCAACCTGCGTATATTAAAAAAACAGTTTGAGGTTTGGGAGATGGACGCTCAAATTTACCCCCATTACCAACCATTAATTGAAGCAATTGAAAGCCAGCACTTTGATTTAGGTATTATTGATATGCTAATGCCCGATAAAGATGGTTTAGAGGTAGCCCGACTGATAAAAACCAAGTTTCCGGATAAAAACATACCTCTCATTTTGTTCAGTTCGGCTGGTTTTGTAACATTAAATCAAACCGAAGATAAAAACCTGTTTGCTGCCGTACTCAATAAACCTGTTAAATACGAATACATACGCCACACCCTGCTAAATGTGCTTAATGTTGATAGTCAGCAGCCCGAAAATACCGGTAAAATAGTTCAAGAAACCTATTCGGGTGTAACCTCTATAAACGTTTTGGTTGCCGAAGACAATGATATTAACCAGAAACTGGTGCGCCGTTCCCTGGAAAAACTGGGCCTTTTAAGCGATATTGTTTTTAACGGCATTGAAGTATTGCAGGCTATTGAACATAAACACTACGACTTAATATTTATGGATGTGCAAATGCCCGAAATGGATGGGTATGAAGCTACCCGCAAAGTTTTAGAACGTTATGGATCGGGCAATAAGCCTGTTATTATTGCCATGACAGCCAATGCTTTAACCGGCGACAAAGAAAAAGCCATAAGCGAAGGGATGGACGATTACATTAGCAAACCATTTAAAATTACTGATCTGAAAGAAAAAATCGACAAATGGTTTCCGCACTTAACCAAAGAAGCCACCGTAAATTAATACTATTGTTTTGCACAATAAGCTATTACAGTTTCCACCAATACTGAGGGCTATTAACTTAACACTACTTGTAGGC includes:
- a CDS encoding response regulator, giving the protein MIAGKNVNWLQESVNLLAQMYVIKEGDDRVKLFNQTTRCIQKHANAATVALIELQDAVTARNVACYPAALAPQVYDAYFIESITHKTRVITKPGTDFNNINGFFIYLPLNEKKFKGALIIYYEDVFEQDDLFKQFLQYTWLAIKDVVCLIQTQFNFERLSTRFNAIMETTPQGIVFVDDSGKDAWANKRAANILGVNNDKNEPLAISIAMTKLRNAAVNQEDIQREGMKLFSSPNQTLMDWRWIFGDPVSLVLSVSCTPVVSENIHGRLWAFTDITSLHVANLQLTELNLELDEKRQIADEQNQAKSGFLANMSHEIRTPMNGVIGMTSLLIGTPLNHEQQDYVETIRISGETLLSLINDILDFSKIESGKLDLEKQPFMLNTVIEETYDLLSLRANEKALDLLYYIDPNVPAEIIGDITRVRQILVNLVSNGIKFTPRGEILISITLLNRQNAKYIIEFTVKDSGIGIPPDKFHRLFQSFSQVDSSTTRKYGGTGLGLAISQRLVEAMGGKIRVESEFGQGSSFIFTIEVEANSSVKQFYKKSSLNEVILQNKRIFILDDNLTNLRILKKQFEVWEMDAQIYPHYQPLIEAIESQHFDLGIIDMLMPDKDGLEVARLIKTKFPDKNIPLILFSSAGFVTLNQTEDKNLFAAVLNKPVKYEYIRHTLLNVLNVDSQQPENTGKIVQETYSGVTSINVLVAEDNDINQKLVRRSLEKLGLLSDIVFNGIEVLQAIEHKHYDLIFMDVQMPEMDGYEATRKVLERYGSGNKPVIIAMTANALTGDKEKAISEGMDDYISKPFKITDLKEKIDKWFPHLTKEATVN
- a CDS encoding alpha/beta fold hydrolase — encoded protein: MKADPIVKNNVNIIGNLDAKETLIFAHGFGTDQTAWHSVANALKNNYKIILYDNVGAGNALPEAYSSNRYNSLFSYADDLIDICETLAVKDAIMIAHSVSGMIATLAKLKAPQHFKKLILVGASPRYRNDEGYIGGFEQDDLDGLYQAMDTNYFAWVSGFSSIAMNNPDRPELAQSFANTLSAIRPDIAQAVAKVIFQSDHREDVKQLDSPTLIIQSKEDIAVPLQVAEYLNKNIKGSTMVVVNATGHFPHISAPAEIIKALKQFLN